From one Sulfurimonas sp. HSL-3221 genomic stretch:
- a CDS encoding SLC13 family permease translates to MGGSTVKIFWAVGTALLLYTLVLPMLSPVQAALAGVVTLLVVLWTNEGLPLGVVSLLPIVLFPALHILPTKATTVNYAHPIIYLFLGGFMLAIAVEKSGLHIWIARKMLGIFPATGRGIIISLAVTSGVMSSILSNTTTALLLMTIALFLSDDPRLKMRFTLAIAYGASIGGILTPIGTPPNLILLGVMEEHGMAMIPFVQWMWMVAPLALVMIVVISVVLAVGIKDVRLALPEEEKPMSGDQKKLLALLGGLVVLLLVNAPIRPWWEGLGMSEPVVLLSAGLLLFAPPFNLLIWQEDKAKIPYRIMFLFGAGFAIAKAFSETGLAGRVAEFLVDYSYLTPLYLMLIVAALITFTTEITSNTALISIMLPVIYAVAQQTGLDATLFMMVATICSSYAFMLPIATPPNAIAMSSGVIPIRTMALYGLLFNLVGIILIVLIAYLFWRPVLG, encoded by the coding sequence ATGGGTGGATCAACGGTCAAGATCTTCTGGGCCGTCGGAACGGCGCTGCTGCTTTACACACTGGTATTGCCGATGCTCTCGCCGGTGCAGGCGGCCCTGGCCGGGGTCGTGACGCTGCTGGTCGTGCTCTGGACCAATGAGGGACTGCCGCTTGGGGTCGTTTCGCTCCTGCCCATCGTACTCTTCCCAGCCCTGCACATTCTGCCGACCAAAGCGACGACGGTTAATTACGCCCATCCCATCATCTACCTTTTTCTCGGCGGATTCATGCTGGCCATCGCCGTGGAGAAGAGCGGGCTGCACATCTGGATCGCACGGAAGATGCTGGGGATCTTTCCGGCGACGGGGCGGGGGATCATCATCTCGCTGGCGGTGACGTCGGGGGTGATGAGCTCGATCCTCTCGAACACGACGACGGCCCTGCTGCTGATGACCATTGCGCTTTTCCTCTCCGACGACCCGCGGCTGAAGATGCGGTTTACGCTGGCCATCGCCTACGGTGCCAGCATCGGGGGGATCCTGACCCCCATCGGCACCCCGCCGAACCTGATCCTGCTGGGGGTCATGGAGGAGCACGGGATGGCCATGATCCCCTTTGTGCAGTGGATGTGGATGGTTGCCCCGCTGGCCCTCGTCATGATTGTCGTCATCTCCGTGGTGCTCGCCGTAGGGATCAAAGACGTCCGCCTGGCGCTTCCGGAGGAGGAGAAACCGATGAGCGGGGATCAGAAGAAGCTCCTGGCCCTGCTGGGAGGCTTGGTGGTGCTGCTGCTCGTCAATGCCCCCATCCGTCCCTGGTGGGAGGGGCTGGGCATGAGCGAACCGGTGGTTCTGCTCAGCGCCGGTCTGCTGCTCTTCGCGCCCCCGTTCAATCTTTTGATCTGGCAGGAGGACAAGGCGAAGATTCCCTACCGCATCATGTTCCTGTTCGGGGCTGGGTTCGCCATCGCGAAGGCCTTCTCCGAAACGGGCCTGGCGGGTCGGGTCGCCGAATTCCTCGTCGATTACAGCTATTTGACGCCGCTTTACCTGATGCTGATCGTCGCGGCGCTGATCACCTTCACGACGGAGATCACCTCCAATACGGCGCTTATCTCCATTATGCTGCCGGTGATCTACGCGGTGGCGCAGCAGACGGGGCTGGATGCGACGCTGTTTATGATGGTGGCAACGATCTGTTCGAGCTACGCCTTTATGCTACCCATCGCGACCCCTCCCAACGCCATCGCGATGTCCAGCGGGGTCATCCCGATACGGACGATGGCGCTTTACGGACTTCTGTTCAATCTTGTCGGCATCATTCTGATCGTGTTGATCGCCTACCTCTTCTGGCGTCCCGTCCTGGGCTGA
- a CDS encoding endonuclease/exonuclease/phosphatase family protein has translation MRHYRSEEAGIPLPDTFSLLTWNVHKEMGRPPFDKTLQSLLATGTPELILFQEAVLDTHTAEHFPGYNVSAAININLRHRQYGVLTAAKSPIHDTVSLKTNRREMHIATRKSLLITTHPFENGSELVAVNLHAINFVSAAVFIEEIDRLRIALQQRKGPMIVTGDFNTWSRKRMEYLEGFARSIDLLPAACANGHHIKQRFSKPLDHLYFRGLTLLTAEAVNTGRVSDHNPILATFKR, from the coding sequence ATGCGACACTACCGATCGGAAGAGGCGGGGATTCCCCTGCCCGACACCTTTTCGCTGCTGACCTGGAACGTCCATAAAGAGATGGGGCGTCCCCCCTTCGACAAAACGCTGCAATCACTGTTGGCGACCGGGACGCCCGAACTGATTTTGTTCCAGGAAGCGGTTCTTGATACCCATACGGCAGAACACTTTCCGGGGTATAACGTCTCCGCCGCCATCAACATCAATCTCCGCCACCGCCAGTACGGTGTTCTGACGGCGGCCAAAAGCCCCATCCACGATACGGTCAGCCTGAAGACCAACCGGCGGGAGATGCACATCGCCACCCGCAAAAGCCTGCTGATCACGACCCACCCCTTCGAAAACGGCAGCGAACTCGTCGCCGTCAATCTCCACGCCATCAACTTCGTCTCCGCCGCGGTCTTCATCGAAGAGATCGACCGGCTCCGCATCGCCCTGCAACAGCGCAAAGGGCCGATGATCGTCACAGGGGATTTCAATACCTGGAGCCGGAAACGGATGGAGTACCTCGAAGGCTTTGCCCGCTCGATCGACCTCCTCCCCGCCGCCTGCGCCAACGGGCACCATATCAAGCAGCGCTTTTCCAAGCCCCTCGACCACCTCTACTTCCGCGGCCTCACCCTGCTTACCGCCGAAGCCGTCAACACGGGCCGGGTCTCGGACCACAACCCCATACTCGCCACCTTCAAACGCTGA
- a CDS encoding N-acetylmuramoyl-L-alanine amidase: MALRIDTHLLAGDLFGREVVFDPCDNKDSGPYEAGLPDTVVIHFTAGPTLASAVNTFKAPDVEASAHLIIDRDGSVVQMVGFDRIAWHAGTSRWQERSGLNRYAIGIELVNAGELTPSGDSYLAWFGRRYEEADVIRAIHRNQTEPSYWHTYTAEQIEACFEVCRVLKNSYGIHTIVGHEEIAPERKIDPGPAFPLERLRDRVLTGRHANAEPTEEKEIAGANATVTASLLNVRSQPSGSAALAGDPIEKGTRVELGERNGVWQKVRICREGWVHSDYLQTDTPVG; encoded by the coding sequence ATGGCGCTGCGTATCGATACCCACCTGCTGGCCGGCGACCTGTTCGGCCGAGAGGTCGTTTTTGACCCCTGCGACAACAAAGACAGCGGCCCTTACGAGGCAGGTCTGCCCGACACCGTCGTCATTCACTTCACCGCCGGCCCGACCCTTGCCTCCGCCGTCAATACCTTCAAGGCCCCCGACGTCGAAGCCTCGGCCCATCTCATCATTGATCGCGACGGCAGTGTCGTGCAGATGGTCGGTTTCGACCGTATCGCCTGGCACGCGGGTACGAGCCGCTGGCAGGAACGCAGCGGGCTCAACCGCTATGCCATCGGTATCGAGCTCGTCAATGCCGGCGAGCTCACCCCCTCGGGCGACAGCTACCTCGCCTGGTTCGGCAGACGCTACGAAGAGGCGGATGTCATCCGGGCCATTCACCGAAACCAGACGGAACCCTCCTACTGGCACACTTATACGGCCGAGCAGATCGAGGCCTGTTTCGAGGTATGCCGGGTACTGAAAAACAGCTACGGCATCCACACGATCGTCGGCCATGAAGAGATCGCCCCGGAACGCAAGATCGACCCCGGCCCCGCCTTCCCGCTGGAGCGGCTGCGCGACAGGGTCCTGACGGGACGCCATGCCAATGCAGAACCGACGGAAGAGAAAGAGATTGCTGGTGCCAACGCAACGGTCACCGCCAGCCTCCTCAACGTCAGGTCCCAGCCATCGGGGAGCGCCGCGTTGGCGGGCGATCCGATTGAAAAAGGGACCCGGGTGGAGCTGGGCGAGCGCAACGGCGTCTGGCAAAAGGTTCGAATCTGCAGGGAGGGATGGGTACACAGCGACTATCTCCAAACGGATACGCCTGTCGGCTGA
- a CDS encoding class I SAM-dependent methyltransferase — protein sequence MKKCPLCQTPSPSFRDRQLDCLTYHCPHCELLFKEENAHPSEAQERKKYDEHNNSIENEGYVAMFEAFIDYTLAAVDRPVKRVLDFGSGPAPVLAELLRRRGFEVTIYDKYFAPEPPAEDARFDLITSTEVIEHIADPMGTLAELNARLVPGGTLALMTQFHQNSEAFYQNWWYRRDPTHLVFFTPRSFEIAAERLQMKRICHDGKKIVLLSKAL from the coding sequence ATGAAAAAGTGTCCGCTCTGCCAGACCCCCTCCCCCTCCTTCCGAGACCGGCAGCTAGACTGCCTCACCTACCACTGCCCCCACTGCGAACTGCTCTTTAAAGAGGAAAACGCCCACCCTTCGGAGGCGCAGGAACGGAAAAAGTACGACGAACATAACAACTCGATCGAGAACGAAGGGTACGTCGCCATGTTCGAAGCATTCATCGATTATACGCTCGCGGCCGTCGACCGTCCCGTCAAGCGGGTCCTCGATTTCGGCTCCGGTCCCGCGCCGGTACTGGCCGAACTGCTGCGCCGCCGCGGTTTCGAGGTCACGATCTACGACAAATATTTCGCGCCGGAGCCCCCGGCGGAGGATGCACGTTTTGACCTGATCACCTCCACCGAGGTGATCGAGCACATCGCCGACCCGATGGGGACCCTTGCCGAACTGAACGCGCGTCTCGTCCCGGGAGGCACCCTGGCACTGATGACGCAGTTTCACCAAAACAGCGAGGCGTTCTACCAGAACTGGTGGTACCGCCGCGACCCGACACACCTCGTTTTTTTCACGCCGAGAAGCTTTGAAATCGCGGCAGAACGGCTGCAGATGAAGCGCATTTGTCACGATGGAAAAAAGATCGTTCTTCTCTCAAAAGCCCTATAG
- a CDS encoding Dabb family protein — translation MVVHIVMFTFKEENKAANVAKAKAMLEALTEKIDPLLSMEVGVDFNGSERAMDLVLTTTFETEEGLATYATHPAHLEVVAFIKEVTEMSKVVDYVR, via the coding sequence ATGGTTGTCCATATCGTAATGTTTACATTCAAAGAGGAGAACAAAGCGGCGAACGTCGCCAAGGCAAAGGCGATGCTCGAGGCGCTCACGGAGAAGATCGATCCGCTGCTCAGTATGGAAGTCGGCGTGGATTTCAACGGGAGCGAACGGGCGATGGACCTGGTACTGACGACGACCTTTGAAACGGAAGAGGGACTCGCAACCTATGCAACGCACCCGGCGCATCTGGAAGTCGTGGCATTCATCAAGGAAGTGACCGAGATGTCAAAGGTGGTTGATTACGTACGTTAA
- a CDS encoding ABC-F family ATP-binding cassette domain-containing protein translates to MALIDLHGIYKNYEAQKILENVDFHIDEGERVVVVGKNGSGKSTLMKIVAGTLEYDEGERIIRQNLQVKMLAQVPHFEQGHSVREAIEHGLVELKEALARFDTLSMEMAEKFDDPQLIKEHTELSAYLDHHSAWNLDDKIERVLQHFQLKMYESKNVNLLSGGEQRRVALASLLLQKPDVLLLDEPTNHLDVYMVEFLEELILKEKFTLVFISHDRYFIDQIATKTVEVEDASLREFKGGYSSYLTQKEELLRTMQKQHDNLLRLLRSENEWYSRGVRARLKRNEGRKERLMNLREQAKTNPAQIRKMRVELDREAKHFNRDKSVNKQKMLFEIEHLDITLGTKMLVRDFSTRILQKDVIAVVGPNGSGKSTLLKALLGRLKPTAGKIKQGEFSIGYFDQHREMLDDDKNLIETFCPHGGDRVEVQGKNMHVYGYLKNFLFPREFLDKKIGILSGGEKNRVALALLFTKQVDCLILDEPTNDLDIPTINILEEKLQAFPGAVILVSHDRYFVDKIAKKLFVFKGDGEVEERYQLYSEYLETEKEFREMEAMEREAETVSAKPAVQEKPKKEKPLRLTYKEKMALESLPGEIEALEQKIEDLNACLADPACYAEKGISVLAKELEALEAEYEAKVDELLTIEEKAEQIEGQ, encoded by the coding sequence ATGGCCCTCATCGATCTGCACGGCATCTATAAAAACTACGAAGCGCAAAAAATCCTCGAGAACGTCGATTTCCATATCGATGAGGGGGAGCGCGTCGTTGTCGTCGGCAAGAACGGGAGCGGCAAATCGACCCTGATGAAGATCGTTGCCGGGACGCTGGAATACGACGAAGGGGAGCGCATCATCCGCCAGAACCTGCAGGTGAAGATGCTCGCCCAGGTGCCGCATTTCGAGCAGGGGCACAGCGTGCGCGAGGCGATCGAGCACGGCCTCGTCGAACTCAAAGAGGCCCTGGCCCGTTTCGACACCCTCTCGATGGAGATGGCCGAGAAGTTCGACGACCCGCAGCTGATCAAGGAGCACACGGAGCTCTCCGCCTACCTCGACCACCACAGCGCCTGGAACCTCGACGACAAGATCGAGCGGGTCCTGCAGCACTTCCAGCTAAAAATGTACGAAAGCAAGAACGTCAATCTACTCAGCGGGGGCGAACAGCGCCGGGTCGCGCTGGCGTCGCTGCTGCTGCAGAAACCCGACGTCCTGCTGCTGGACGAACCGACCAACCACCTCGACGTCTACATGGTCGAGTTCCTCGAGGAACTCATTCTCAAGGAGAAGTTCACCCTCGTCTTCATCTCCCACGACCGTTACTTCATCGACCAGATCGCGACGAAGACCGTCGAAGTGGAGGATGCCTCTTTGCGGGAGTTCAAAGGGGGCTACAGCAGCTACCTGACCCAGAAAGAGGAGCTGCTGCGCACCATGCAAAAGCAGCACGACAACCTGCTGCGCCTGCTGCGCTCCGAGAACGAGTGGTATTCGCGCGGGGTACGCGCCCGCCTCAAGCGCAACGAGGGGCGCAAGGAGCGGCTGATGAACCTGCGGGAGCAGGCGAAAACGAACCCTGCGCAGATCCGTAAGATGCGCGTCGAGCTCGACCGCGAGGCGAAGCACTTCAACCGGGACAAAAGCGTCAACAAACAGAAGATGCTCTTCGAGATCGAGCACCTCGACATTACCCTGGGCACTAAAATGCTGGTCAGGGATTTCTCGACGCGTATCCTCCAAAAGGACGTCATCGCCGTTGTCGGCCCCAACGGCAGCGGCAAGTCGACCCTCCTCAAAGCGCTGCTGGGGCGCCTCAAACCGACGGCGGGCAAGATCAAGCAGGGGGAGTTCTCCATCGGCTACTTCGACCAGCACCGCGAAATGCTCGATGACGACAAGAACCTCATCGAGACCTTCTGCCCCCACGGCGGCGACCGGGTCGAGGTGCAGGGCAAGAACATGCACGTCTACGGCTACCTCAAAAACTTCCTCTTCCCCCGCGAATTCCTCGATAAGAAGATCGGCATCCTCAGCGGCGGGGAGAAGAACCGCGTGGCCCTCGCCCTGCTCTTTACGAAGCAGGTCGACTGCCTCATCCTCGACGAACCGACCAACGACCTCGACATCCCCACCATCAACATCCTCGAAGAGAAGCTCCAAGCCTTCCCCGGGGCGGTCATCCTCGTCAGCCACGACCGCTACTTCGTTGACAAGATCGCCAAGAAGCTCTTCGTTTTCAAAGGCGACGGCGAAGTCGAGGAGCGCTACCAGCTCTACAGCGAATACCTTGAAACCGAGAAGGAGTTCCGGGAGATGGAGGCGATGGAGCGCGAGGCAGAAACGGTGAGCGCCAAACCCGCCGTGCAGGAGAAACCGAAAAAAGAGAAACCGCTGCGCCTTACCTACAAAGAGAAGATGGCCCTCGAATCCCTCCCCGGCGAGATCGAAGCCCTGGAGCAGAAGATCGAAGACCTGAACGCCTGCCTTGCCGACCCGGCATGCTATGCCGAAAAGGGGATCTCGGTGCTGGCCAAGGAGCTCGAAGCCCTCGAGGCGGAGTACGAAGCGAAAGTCGACGAACTCCTCACCATCGAGGAGAAAGCGGAGCAGATCGAGGGGCAATGA
- a CDS encoding PKD domain-containing protein: protein MVWRIVAMFFMMALIVGCGGGSSDSKPTGELISVSGAWDLTNDSSCSETIVFYDDATFMMTSGDWNATGYFNLLEKGERDLLSLYIERVNGKLDCDNSYNDISGFSVDVYASQMNGSVMYWFDDKASTQPFYILNYLGSLHLVADAGSEQYTIANVPLTLVGMAKSDHELSNISYHWSVKSQPVSSHAVLSSENNASTTFSADTAGIYICTLTVTNDTETSVPAEVKIVVTDGQPVANAGPDQMAIIGDTVILNGQESMNPMGTELTYVWNFVSKPLDSTVELLNASTVSPSFVPDESGDYRIALIVDNGTTTSVQDTVDIYVSDGRATAKGGPDQNGTVGDTVVLNGLASVNPMESTLTYQWNFVSKPLDSTVELSNAATVSPSFVPDKPGDYRVALVVDNGMGPSEADTVDIFVSRVVHQLDFYINDAEYSQTLDKIVFVSSEPVNALYIYDPLTQEVNSVNLPIPPNCVSIGPDGLFAAVGHDAYITYVDLAAASAVKTFAVSADVLDVVLDGNGYVHAFPRDDQWVKIRTVQIETEQETLSTGLSIYAGTVGKLHPDGASIYGADNGIYPADIEKYDISGSTADYLYDSPYHGDYQMCGDLWISEDGFRIFTKCGNVFRASSQSDIDMTYNGSLQDMTYIRSLSHSAESGKIALVPQKREYIYYYQYIDHEENMLYLFDDTYLAFEKTIKLPNMKAGNTYYQGNGRYVFFNSDGSICHVVLQAAKGSGMLYDFGVVSYDMQ, encoded by the coding sequence GTGGTATGGCGTATCGTTGCTATGTTTTTTATGATGGCGTTGATTGTGGGTTGTGGCGGTGGATCATCTGACAGCAAGCCAACGGGAGAACTGATTTCTGTTTCCGGAGCATGGGACCTTACCAATGACTCCTCATGCTCGGAGACGATTGTTTTTTACGATGACGCGACGTTTATGATGACGTCGGGCGATTGGAATGCAACCGGCTATTTTAATCTCTTAGAAAAGGGTGAAAGGGACTTATTGTCACTTTACATAGAGCGTGTGAACGGGAAGCTTGATTGCGACAACTCCTACAACGACATAAGCGGATTTTCGGTTGACGTTTATGCCTCACAAATGAATGGATCTGTTATGTACTGGTTTGATGACAAAGCCAGCACACAACCTTTCTATATTTTGAACTATTTGGGTTCATTGCATCTCGTTGCCGATGCAGGTTCGGAGCAATACACTATTGCAAATGTGCCACTGACACTCGTCGGCATGGCAAAAAGTGATCATGAGCTGTCGAATATCTCTTATCACTGGTCAGTGAAATCCCAACCGGTGTCATCACATGCTGTGCTCAGCAGCGAAAACAATGCGTCAACAACTTTTTCTGCTGATACTGCCGGTATTTACATCTGCACGCTGACAGTCACAAATGATACGGAAACCAGTGTTCCCGCCGAAGTGAAAATTGTTGTAACAGATGGGCAGCCGGTCGCGAATGCCGGGCCGGATCAGATGGCAATCATAGGTGATACTGTCATATTGAATGGACAGGAAAGTATGAATCCAATGGGCACTGAACTCACGTATGTGTGGAATTTTGTATCCAAACCGCTCGACAGTACCGTTGAACTGTTAAACGCTTCGACGGTGTCCCCATCTTTCGTTCCGGATGAATCCGGTGATTATCGCATCGCCCTGATTGTTGACAATGGTACTACCACCAGCGTACAAGATACGGTGGATATATATGTGTCGGATGGACGGGCCACTGCGAAAGGCGGTCCGGACCAGAATGGAACTGTGGGTGATACCGTAGTATTGAATGGACTAGCGAGTGTGAACCCCATGGAAAGTACGCTTACTTACCAGTGGAACTTTGTATCCAAACCGCTTGACAGTACTGTTGAACTGTCAAATGCTGCGACGGTGTCCCCATCTTTCGTACCGGATAAACCCGGTGACTATCGCGTCGCTCTAGTTGTTGATAACGGTATGGGGCCCAGTGAGGCAGATACGGTGGATATCTTTGTATCAAGAGTCGTCCATCAGCTTGATTTCTATATCAATGATGCGGAATACAGCCAGACGCTTGATAAAATCGTTTTCGTCTCAAGCGAACCGGTGAACGCCCTGTATATATATGACCCGCTCACCCAGGAAGTGAATAGCGTCAATTTGCCGATACCGCCTAACTGTGTTTCTATTGGACCGGACGGCTTATTTGCCGCAGTCGGGCATGATGCATATATCACGTATGTTGATCTTGCCGCAGCAAGTGCAGTAAAGACATTCGCCGTATCAGCAGATGTGTTGGATGTCGTATTGGATGGTAATGGATATGTCCACGCTTTCCCGCGTGATGACCAATGGGTAAAGATTAGAACGGTTCAAATCGAGACGGAACAAGAGACATTGAGCACGGGGCTCAGTATTTATGCCGGTACGGTTGGCAAACTTCATCCCGATGGTGCGTCCATTTATGGAGCAGACAACGGTATCTATCCGGCAGATATCGAAAAGTACGATATTTCAGGCAGTACGGCAGATTACCTTTATGATTCACCTTACCACGGAGACTATCAAATGTGCGGAGACCTGTGGATCTCTGAAGACGGTTTTAGGATCTTTACAAAATGCGGCAATGTTTTCCGTGCCTCAAGCCAATCTGATATTGATATGACCTATAACGGTTCGCTGCAGGATATGACTTATATCAGGTCATTGAGCCACTCCGCCGAAAGTGGGAAAATTGCATTGGTCCCACAGAAGCGGGAGTATATATATTATTACCAGTACATTGATCATGAAGAGAATATGCTTTATCTTTTTGATGATACCTATCTGGCGTTTGAGAAAACGATCAAGCTGCCCAACATGAAAGCCGGCAATACTTATTATCAAGGTAACGGTCGTTACGTATTCTTTAATAGCGACGGCAGCATCTGCCATGTGGTACTTCAGGCCGCCAAAGGTTCCGGCATGTTATACGATTTCGGGGTTGTGTCTTACGACATGCAGTAG
- a CDS encoding M48 family metallopeptidase, with product MVTALMVVISLYFIIKLYISVMQVGFINRAKRMAPVLMGSADYLKAGNYAVAKEKLQMTGMLIEYIMFLVWLDGGIRWLDTVMGGMDAPFKSIVMVLAFLLINTVVELPLSLYEKFVLDAKFGFNRTSVGLYIKDTLITLLLVALLGGAVIWGVTAIIAWAPLWWFWSFLFLFAVVVALNMLFPTLRALFFDKLTPLEDAELSEEIDTLMKKTGFVSSGVFVSDASKRDTRLNAYFGGLGKSKRVVLYDTLLEKLEARELLAVLGHELGHFAHGDLYKNIAVVGGMLFGMLALFGNLPESLFVQLGLGNTPAVTVILFLLFMPLVSFFIMPLMGVISRHNEYEADRSGGELVGKLYLANALRKLVTENRSFPLSHPLYIFFYYTHPPVIERLRVLGFEEQGSGKGAMRSECDADSVERELDDEGVRS from the coding sequence ATGGTAACAGCACTGATGGTTGTGATCAGCCTCTATTTCATCATCAAACTCTATATCAGCGTCATGCAGGTCGGGTTTATCAACCGCGCCAAGCGGATGGCCCCGGTCCTGATGGGGAGTGCGGATTATCTCAAGGCCGGCAACTACGCCGTGGCAAAAGAGAAACTGCAGATGACGGGAATGCTGATCGAGTACATCATGTTCCTTGTCTGGCTTGACGGCGGGATCCGCTGGCTGGATACGGTGATGGGCGGGATGGACGCGCCTTTCAAAAGCATCGTCATGGTCCTGGCGTTTTTGCTGATTAATACCGTGGTGGAACTGCCGCTGTCGCTCTACGAGAAATTTGTCCTCGATGCGAAGTTCGGCTTCAACCGCACCAGCGTCGGCCTCTACATCAAAGACACGCTGATCACGCTGCTTCTGGTCGCACTGCTCGGCGGGGCGGTCATCTGGGGCGTGACGGCGATCATCGCATGGGCGCCGCTGTGGTGGTTCTGGAGCTTCCTCTTCCTTTTCGCCGTCGTCGTTGCGCTCAATATGCTCTTCCCGACGCTGCGGGCGCTCTTTTTCGACAAGTTGACACCGCTCGAGGATGCGGAGCTCTCAGAAGAGATCGACACCCTGATGAAGAAGACGGGCTTTGTCAGCAGCGGGGTTTTCGTCAGCGACGCCAGCAAGCGCGATACCCGCCTAAACGCCTACTTCGGCGGTCTGGGCAAGAGCAAGCGCGTCGTCCTTTACGACACGCTGCTTGAAAAGCTCGAAGCGCGCGAACTCCTGGCGGTCCTGGGGCATGAACTGGGCCACTTCGCCCACGGCGACCTTTACAAGAACATCGCTGTCGTCGGCGGGATGCTCTTCGGTATGCTCGCCCTTTTCGGCAACCTGCCCGAATCGCTCTTCGTGCAGCTCGGCCTCGGCAATACGCCGGCAGTGACCGTCATACTCTTCTTGCTTTTCATGCCCCTGGTCAGCTTTTTCATTATGCCGCTGATGGGGGTGATAAGCCGACACAACGAATACGAAGCGGACCGCAGCGGCGGGGAACTTGTCGGCAAGCTCTACCTCGCCAATGCCCTGCGCAAACTGGTGACGGAGAACCGCTCCTTTCCCCTTTCGCATCCGCTCTATATCTTCTTCTACTATACCCATCCGCCGGTGATCGAGCGCCTGCGTGTGCTTGGATTCGAGGAACAGGGGAGCGGCAAAGGCGCGATGCGGTCCGAATGCGACGCCGACAGCGTGGAACGTGAACTCGATGACGAAGGCGTGCGTTCCTGA
- a CDS encoding OmpA family protein, whose product MTFQTKSLSLVLAAALIGGCASTQPNADGTQQDEYDKTKKGALIGAAVGAIGGLLLGGKNKGQGALIGAAVGAAAGGGIGYAMDQQAKDVAKSLNTTVSQSDVGADNIIVTQHETFVKVTFKSAMMFSTNSDTPTPTALTKIDQLTTALKKYPSSIVQVVGHTDPRGSYDYNLQLSERRARTVATEMVNQGLPNAVYARGCSFDKPLVPNNSEANMAQNRRVEIFLYQTQENVVDQCL is encoded by the coding sequence ATGACATTTCAAACCAAATCACTTTCACTCGTTCTTGCTGCCGCATTGATCGGCGGATGTGCCAGCACCCAGCCCAATGCCGACGGCACGCAGCAGGACGAATACGACAAGACCAAAAAAGGCGCCCTTATCGGTGCGGCTGTCGGTGCCATCGGCGGACTACTACTCGGCGGCAAGAATAAGGGCCAGGGCGCACTGATCGGCGCGGCAGTCGGTGCAGCAGCCGGTGGCGGGATCGGCTATGCGATGGACCAGCAGGCCAAGGACGTCGCCAAATCCCTCAATACGACCGTCAGCCAGAGCGATGTCGGCGCGGACAACATCATCGTCACCCAGCATGAGACCTTCGTCAAAGTCACCTTCAAAAGCGCTATGATGTTTTCGACAAACTCCGATACGCCGACACCAACGGCCCTGACAAAGATCGACCAGCTGACGACGGCGCTGAAAAAATACCCCAGCTCCATCGTCCAGGTCGTCGGCCATACCGACCCGCGCGGTTCCTATGATTACAACCTGCAGCTCTCCGAGCGCCGGGCCCGCACCGTCGCCACCGAGATGGTCAACCAGGGGCTGCCCAACGCCGTCTACGCCCGCGGCTGCTCCTTCGACAAACCCCTCGTTCCCAACAACAGCGAAGCCAATATGGCACAGAACCGCCGTGTCGAGATCTTCTTGTACCAGACACAGGAAAACGTCGTCGACCAGTGCCTCTAG